In Streptomyces sp. TLI_146, the genomic stretch CGGTGAGCACGTCGAGCGGCCCGCCGGTGAGCATCTCGCGCAGGGCGTCGAAGCGGTCGCCGTAGAACCCGGAGGCGTTGGCGATGCGCAGCGGCCGCCGCATCAGGCCCCCTTGGGCGCGCGTCCGGGCCCGGCCGGGCCCGCGAAGGCCTGGGCGATGTCGAGCCAGCGGTCGGCGTCGGGGCCGTGGGCGCGGACGGCGGTGTCGGAGCGGTGGATGCGCTGGGTGACGAGGAGGCAGAAGTCCAGGGCGGGGCCGGTGACGCGCTGGGCGGCGTCTTCGGGTCCGTACGTCCACAGGCCGCCGCCCGGCCCGGTCAGCTCGACCCGGAACTCCTCGGCGGGCGCGGCCAGCCCCCGTACGGCGAAGGCGAAGTCACGCGCCCGTACGCCGATCCGGGCGACGTGGCGCAGCCGGTCGGTGGGCTCGCGGGTGCGGCCGAGGGCGTCCCAGACGTCCTGGCCGTGCGCCCAGGTCTCCATCAGACGGCCGGTGGCCATGGAGGCGGCGGACATGGGCGGGCCGTACCAGGGGAAGCGGGCGCGGGGTGGGGCGGCGCTGAGGGCGTCTCGCAGCCGGGCGCGCCCGTCCCGCCAGCGCCGCAGGAGCTCGTCGGGTTCGAGCCGGGCGCCCGCCTCGGCCCCCTCGTCGACGAAGGTGTCAGGCGAGGCGGCGGCCTTCTCCACCTCCGCCGCGAACGCCTCGGCGTCGGTGACGGCGAGCAGGGCGGCCCGGTCGGTCCAGGCCAGATGCGCGATCTGGTGCGCGATGCGCCACCCCGGCGCGGCGGTCTCCCGCGCCCAGTCGCCCGGACTCAACGCCCCGACGAGCCGGTCGAGTTCCTCCCCTTCGGCGCGCAGATCGTCGAGCACGG encodes the following:
- a CDS encoding TIGR03084 family metal-binding protein, which produces MSDANAVLDDLRAEGEELDRLVGALSPGDWARETAAPGWRIAHQIAHLAWTDRAALLAVTDAEAFAAEVEKAAASPDTFVDEGAEAGARLEPDELLRRWRDGRARLRDALSAAPPRARFPWYGPPMSAASMATGRLMETWAHGQDVWDALGRTREPTDRLRHVARIGVRARDFAFAVRGLAAPAEEFRVELTGPGGGLWTYGPEDAAQRVTGPALDFCLLVTQRIHRSDTAVRAHGPDADRWLDIAQAFAGPAGPGRAPKGA